The following proteins are co-located in the Gordonia polyisoprenivorans genome:
- a CDS encoding FO synthase, giving the protein MVLRAWATDHRAPVERVAAALERLSAAPVGTPADLSDDEWIALLGADGDLLDELCAHADAARRAVTDPEALTFVVNRNLDTAVAAGLTTDPALEDLVVEARELGATEICMQGPLPADAPAEGYLNLIERITAAAPVHLHAFRPPEIRDAAARLGVDVEEFLRRARAAGLGSVPGTAAQILDDEVRAVLAPPGADHARDRWIEVITAAHEAGLFSTATVLYGHVETPGQVVAHLRTLSGIQSRTGGFSELILMPMVADNTPPHLRSAAMAGASRRETRAIHAVARLFTLGRFDHIQVAWTKLDAGVVDEVLRGGVDDIGGMLLDGTVMPSAGPEAGRVLDAERLAGFAERAGRTPVQRTTAYRQPGDQPILHRAGR; this is encoded by the coding sequence ATGGTTTTGCGCGCGTGGGCGACCGATCATCGGGCGCCCGTCGAGCGGGTCGCCGCGGCGCTGGAGCGGTTGTCCGCCGCCCCGGTGGGAACGCCGGCCGACCTCTCCGACGACGAGTGGATCGCGCTGCTCGGCGCCGACGGTGATCTCCTCGACGAGCTGTGCGCGCACGCCGACGCGGCCCGCCGAGCGGTCACCGATCCCGAGGCCCTCACCTTCGTGGTGAATCGCAATCTCGACACCGCCGTGGCCGCAGGCCTGACCACCGACCCGGCACTGGAGGATCTGGTCGTCGAGGCCCGCGAGCTCGGGGCGACCGAGATCTGCATGCAGGGGCCACTACCCGCCGATGCCCCGGCCGAGGGGTACCTGAACCTGATCGAGCGGATCACCGCTGCGGCGCCGGTCCATCTGCACGCCTTTCGCCCGCCGGAGATCCGCGACGCCGCCGCCCGGCTGGGCGTCGACGTCGAGGAGTTCCTCCGCCGAGCACGTGCTGCCGGACTCGGCTCGGTGCCGGGCACCGCGGCGCAGATCCTCGACGACGAGGTCCGTGCCGTCCTCGCACCACCCGGGGCCGACCACGCCCGCGACCGATGGATCGAGGTGATCACCGCAGCGCACGAGGCGGGACTGTTTTCGACGGCGACGGTGTTGTACGGGCATGTCGAAACGCCGGGCCAGGTCGTTGCCCATCTGCGGACGCTGTCCGGGATCCAGTCGCGTACAGGCGGGTTCAGTGAGCTCATCCTGATGCCGATGGTCGCCGACAACACCCCACCCCACCTGCGGTCGGCCGCGATGGCCGGCGCCTCACGCCGTGAGACCCGCGCGATTCACGCCGTGGCGAGGCTGTTCACCCTGGGCCGGTTCGACCACATCCAGGTCGCCTGGACCAAGCTCGACGCCGGCGTCGTCGACGAGGTGTTGCGGGGCGGGGTCGACGACATCGGCGGGATGCTGCTCGACGGCACCGTGATGCCGTCGGCCGGCCCGGAGGCCGGTCGCGTCCTCGACGCCGAGCGCCTCGCCGGATTCGCCGAACGCGCCGGCCGCACGCCGGTCCAACGGACCACCGCCTATCGGCAGCCCGGCGACCAGCCGATCCTGCACCGGGCAGGCCGGTGA
- a CDS encoding DM13 domain-containing protein: MLAGLGVVVIVAAVVGGVIFKPWLVFVDTEIADEIPVAASGAPASGTSSATPVVLSSGTFISHEHDTTGAVSIIEKPYGSRILAIENLDTTTGPDVHVWLSAGEVIGGFAGWRTAGGAPHVDLGPIKGNRGNQVYQVPATTDLARFPAVVLWCVQFDVSFGAAELRPV, translated from the coding sequence GTGCTCGCCGGACTCGGTGTGGTGGTCATCGTCGCGGCGGTGGTCGGCGGCGTGATCTTCAAGCCGTGGTTGGTGTTCGTCGACACCGAGATCGCCGACGAGATCCCGGTCGCCGCGAGCGGCGCGCCGGCGTCGGGTACCTCATCGGCCACGCCCGTGGTGCTCTCGTCGGGGACGTTCATCAGCCACGAACACGACACCACCGGTGCCGTGTCGATCATCGAGAAGCCGTACGGCTCAAGGATTCTCGCCATCGAGAACCTCGACACCACCACCGGCCCCGATGTGCACGTGTGGCTCTCGGCCGGGGAGGTGATCGGCGGCTTCGCCGGCTGGCGTACCGCAGGCGGCGCCCCGCACGTCGACCTCGGCCCGATCAAGGGCAACCGTGGCAATCAGGTGTATCAGGTGCCCGCGACCACCGACCTCGCCCGGTTCCCGGCGGTGGTGCTGTGGTGTGTGCAGTTCGACGTGTCGTTCGGCGCGGCCGAACTTCGTCCGGTATGA
- a CDS encoding flavin-containing monooxygenase: protein MTAAAPQVDVAIVGAGFAGLGMATHLARRARESFVVLERADAVGGTWRDNIYPGIACDIPGHLYSFSFRPPADWSAIYPAGAEIRAYLDRLVHDEGLADHIRLGRELTCATWDAESDRWHLVTEGVDGAQSLTARILLLAVGRLSEPRIPDIEGLDDFPGTVVHTAAWEPDLELTGARVGVVGTGASAIQIVPHVAARAAELVIFSRTPPYIVPREDRRLDAAERAELVDPQRAAAHRNELLRNADAAFAQRLRRRPDIDEIRARALTHLRAQIPDPVLRAELTPDYEIGCKRILLSDDFYPTLLRENVVFEPGALESVVESKARAASGGSHDLDILVMATGFEAARPPVATRVHGRDGELLADHWRHGMVSYASTVVAGFPNMFVLDGPNAALGHNSAIYMIETQLDYVVGALDHMAEAGVAALEVTADAEAAYTREIDDRSSDTVWLTGCDSWYVDPESGRLTLLWPGTALSFRERNGTFEPEPFLTRLSAATTSERGE from the coding sequence GTGACCGCGGCCGCACCCCAGGTCGACGTCGCGATCGTCGGGGCGGGATTCGCCGGGCTGGGCATGGCCACGCATCTGGCGCGGCGCGCGAGGGAATCGTTTGTGGTCCTCGAACGCGCCGACGCCGTCGGCGGCACCTGGCGTGACAACATCTATCCAGGCATCGCCTGCGACATCCCCGGTCACCTCTATTCGTTCTCGTTCCGTCCCCCCGCCGACTGGTCGGCGATTTATCCCGCCGGCGCCGAGATCCGCGCCTATCTCGACCGGCTCGTACACGACGAAGGACTGGCCGACCACATCCGCCTCGGCCGCGAACTCACCTGTGCCACCTGGGATGCCGAGAGCGATCGATGGCATCTGGTCACCGAAGGAGTCGACGGTGCGCAGTCGCTGACCGCCCGGATCCTGCTGCTGGCCGTCGGCCGGTTGTCGGAGCCGAGAATCCCCGACATCGAGGGCCTCGACGATTTCCCGGGGACCGTGGTCCACACGGCCGCCTGGGAGCCCGATCTCGAACTGACGGGCGCCCGGGTCGGGGTGGTCGGCACCGGGGCGTCGGCGATCCAGATCGTGCCGCATGTGGCCGCGCGCGCCGCCGAACTCGTCATCTTCAGCCGCACCCCGCCCTACATCGTGCCGCGCGAGGATCGTCGCCTCGACGCTGCCGAGCGGGCCGAGCTCGTCGACCCGCAGCGGGCGGCCGCACATCGCAACGAACTGTTGCGCAATGCCGACGCCGCGTTCGCGCAACGGCTGCGCCGCCGTCCCGACATCGACGAGATCCGGGCGCGGGCCCTGACGCACCTGCGCGCCCAGATCCCCGATCCGGTGCTGCGGGCCGAACTCACCCCCGATTACGAGATCGGTTGTAAACGAATACTTCTCAGTGACGATTTCTATCCGACGCTGTTGCGCGAGAACGTCGTCTTCGAGCCCGGCGCCCTCGAGTCGGTGGTCGAATCGAAGGCGCGGGCGGCCAGTGGCGGCAGCCACGATCTCGACATCCTGGTGATGGCAACAGGTTTCGAGGCGGCGCGACCGCCGGTCGCTACGCGCGTGCACGGCCGGGACGGCGAGTTGCTCGCCGACCACTGGCGACACGGCATGGTCTCCTATGCCTCGACCGTGGTCGCCGGTTTCCCGAACATGTTCGTGCTCGACGGCCCGAATGCGGCCCTCGGCCACAATTCGGCGATCTACATGATCGAGACGCAACTCGACTACGTCGTCGGCGCTCTCGATCACATGGCCGAGGCGGGGGTGGCCGCACTGGAGGTCACCGCCGACGCCGAGGCCGCCTACACCCGGGAGATCGACGACCGGAGTTCCGATACGGTGTGGTTGACCGGTTGTGACAGTTGGTATGTCGATCCCGAGAGTGGTCGGCTGACACTGCTCTGGCCGGGGACGGCGTTGTCGTTCCGAGAGCGCAACGGCACGTTCGAGCCGGAGCCGTTCCTCACCCGATTGTCAGCGGCCACCACCAGCGAACGAGGGGAGTGA
- a CDS encoding VOC family protein — MTDTTRTTGPILDALSIVVADMAATVDFYTHLGLRFDPGAADAPHAESSVGPMRILFDTRAVVESFMPGWTEPAGGHRMALAFACATPADVDAEHTALVAAGHRSIREPFDAFWGQRYAVIADPDGNPVDLYSPLA, encoded by the coding sequence ATGACCGACACAACACGCACTACGGGACCGATCCTCGACGCCCTGTCCATCGTCGTCGCCGACATGGCGGCCACCGTCGACTTCTACACTCATCTGGGTCTGCGGTTCGATCCCGGCGCCGCCGACGCCCCGCACGCGGAGAGTTCGGTGGGCCCGATGAGGATTCTCTTCGACACCCGCGCCGTCGTCGAATCGTTCATGCCGGGGTGGACCGAACCCGCGGGCGGCCACCGGATGGCGCTCGCCTTCGCCTGCGCAACCCCCGCCGATGTCGACGCCGAGCACACCGCGCTCGTCGCCGCCGGACACCGGTCGATACGCGAACCGTTCGACGCCTTCTGGGGTCAGCGCTATGCCGTCATCGCCGACCCCGACGGCAACCCCGTCGACCTCTACAGCCCGCTGGCCTGA
- a CDS encoding facilitated glucose transporter yields MTRALDRFLLAMLIVDGVVVGLGSVAFCYLRFWGQPVPVVALVAGLVNAILLWLAARTTESPLRFAPLAAWVLVLLVAAFTGPGGDVVLYLGGTTVPATLMLVLFGLGIPVALIWSGRLPRPDA; encoded by the coding sequence GTGACCCGCGCGCTCGACCGCTTCCTCCTCGCGATGCTGATCGTCGACGGGGTCGTGGTCGGGCTGGGATCGGTGGCGTTCTGCTACCTGCGGTTCTGGGGGCAGCCCGTTCCGGTCGTCGCCCTCGTCGCCGGCCTGGTCAACGCGATATTGCTGTGGCTGGCGGCGCGCACGACCGAGTCACCGCTGCGGTTCGCGCCGTTGGCCGCGTGGGTTCTGGTCCTACTGGTCGCGGCGTTCACCGGTCCGGGTGGCGACGTGGTGCTCTATCTCGGCGGCACCACCGTTCCCGCGACGCTGATGCTGGTCTTGTTCGGTCTCGGAATCCCGGTGGCGCTCATCTGGTCGGGACGGCTGCCGCGCCCGGACGCCTGA
- the dapD gene encoding 2,3,4,5-tetrahydropyridine-2,6-dicarboxylate N-succinyltransferase, producing the protein MTNNGAHAVGIATVTNGGSADPGVILDVWFPEPQLGTSEQSGTTILDDTATPGDLRDLVGVDAVRRVKTVAVSTTIADLSAPPVDAYDVYLRLHLLSHRLVAPHGANLDGIFGLLANVVWTNHGPCPVEGFEKIRAGLRARGAVTVYSIDKFPRMVDYVAPGGVRIGDADRVRLGAHLAPGTTVMHEGFVNFNAGTLGESMVEGRISAGVVVGDGSDIGGGASTMGTLSGGGKERIVLGKRCLLGANSGCGIPLGDDCVIEAGLYVTAGTKVTGPDGTTVKARDLSGQSNLLFRRNSLNGAVEVVPWKGDGIALNEALHKN; encoded by the coding sequence GTGACGAACAATGGTGCACACGCAGTCGGAATCGCCACGGTGACCAACGGGGGTTCCGCCGATCCCGGCGTCATCCTCGACGTCTGGTTCCCCGAGCCGCAGCTCGGTACGAGTGAGCAGAGCGGCACGACGATCCTGGACGACACCGCTACCCCCGGCGACCTCCGTGACCTCGTCGGCGTCGACGCCGTCCGCCGGGTCAAGACCGTCGCCGTGTCGACCACGATTGCCGATCTGTCGGCGCCGCCAGTCGACGCCTACGACGTCTACCTGCGTCTGCACCTGCTCTCGCATCGCCTCGTCGCGCCGCACGGCGCCAACCTCGACGGCATCTTCGGCCTACTCGCCAACGTCGTGTGGACCAATCACGGCCCGTGCCCCGTCGAGGGATTCGAGAAGATCCGCGCCGGGCTGCGCGCCCGCGGCGCGGTGACCGTCTACAGCATCGACAAGTTCCCCCGCATGGTCGATTACGTCGCGCCCGGTGGTGTACGCATCGGTGACGCCGACCGCGTCCGACTCGGCGCGCACCTCGCGCCCGGCACCACGGTCATGCACGAGGGCTTCGTGAACTTCAACGCCGGCACCCTCGGCGAGTCGATGGTCGAGGGCCGCATCTCGGCGGGTGTCGTCGTCGGCGACGGCTCCGACATCGGCGGCGGCGCGTCCACGATGGGCACGCTGTCCGGGGGCGGCAAGGAGCGCATCGTGCTCGGCAAGCGCTGCCTGCTGGGCGCGAACTCCGGCTGCGGCATCCCGCTCGGCGACGACTGCGTCATCGAGGCCGGCCTCTACGTCACCGCGGGCACCAAGGTCACCGGGCCCGACGGGACCACCGTCAAGGCCCGCGACCTCTCCGGCCAGTCCAATCTGCTGTTCCGTCGCAACAGCCTCAACGGCGCCGTCGAGGTGGTCCCGTGGAAGGGCGACGGCATCGCCCTCAACGAGGCCCTGCACAAGAACTGA
- the mshB gene encoding N-acetyl-1-D-myo-inositol-2-amino-2-deoxy-alpha-D-glucopyranoside deacetylase — MTASFESAGRRLLLLHAHPDDETIMTGGTIARYLDEGVDVRVVTFTLGEEGEVIGDRWAQLVADGGADQLGGYRILELTRALEALTPPGRPPLAPRFLGGAGRWRDSGMAGTPSAEHPRALAQGPFDAVVAALADEIAEFDPQVVVTYDTAGTYGHPDHMTVHEASVAAVPIASERTGTEYLVYESVTEASALRAGLAAAADRVPDGWRMPLEDELPSYPDDRITTAIDVGGVYQRKVDALAAHATQVKVAPSRTEYALSNNILQPIFDVEHFILRSPAPEGASTPAPEASRRNDDLFTPQRRPAQAHP; from the coding sequence ATGACCGCATCGTTCGAGTCGGCAGGACGCCGACTGCTGCTGCTGCACGCCCACCCCGACGACGAGACCATCATGACCGGCGGCACCATCGCCCGGTATCTCGACGAGGGTGTCGACGTGCGCGTGGTGACCTTCACCCTGGGTGAGGAGGGTGAGGTGATCGGCGACCGCTGGGCGCAACTGGTCGCCGACGGCGGTGCCGATCAGCTCGGCGGCTACCGCATCCTCGAACTGACCCGGGCGCTCGAGGCCCTCACCCCGCCCGGTCGGCCTCCGCTGGCCCCGCGATTCCTCGGTGGTGCCGGACGCTGGCGCGACTCCGGGATGGCCGGGACGCCGTCGGCAGAGCATCCGCGCGCGCTGGCGCAGGGCCCGTTCGACGCGGTCGTCGCGGCGCTGGCCGACGAGATCGCCGAGTTCGATCCGCAGGTGGTCGTCACCTACGACACCGCGGGCACCTACGGGCATCCCGACCACATGACGGTGCACGAGGCCTCGGTGGCCGCGGTGCCGATCGCGTCGGAGCGGACCGGAACCGAGTACCTGGTGTACGAGTCGGTCACCGAGGCGAGTGCACTGCGTGCCGGTCTCGCTGCGGCGGCCGACCGCGTTCCCGACGGCTGGCGGATGCCGCTCGAGGACGAACTGCCCAGCTACCCCGACGACCGGATCACCACCGCCATCGACGTCGGCGGGGTGTATCAGCGCAAGGTCGACGCCCTGGCCGCACACGCGACCCAGGTGAAGGTGGCGCCGTCGCGGACCGAATACGCCTTGTCCAACAACATCCTTCAGCCGATCTTCGACGTCGAGCACTTCATCCTGCGCAGCCCGGCACCGGAGGGGGCCTCGACCCCCGCACCGGAGGCGTCGCGACGCAACGACGATCTGTTCACCCCGCAACGCCGTCCCGCGCAGGCGCACCCGTGA
- the dapC gene encoding succinyldiaminopimelate transaminase — MTGDRPARRRVSAALPDFPWDTLAEAKATANSHPGGIVDLSVGTPVDPVDPVIREALAEASGFPGYPTTIGTEALRAAAAAALSRRYGAVGVDESSILPVIGTKEAIAGVVSTLGVGAGEMVVIPEVAYPTYEVSALLAGATPVRADSTVALGPARPAVLFLNSPSNPTGKVLGVDHLRKVIDWARERGTVVISDECYLGLSWDAEAVSVLDPRVSDGDHTGLLAVHSLSKISNLASYRAGFFAGDRDLIAELLAVRKHAGLMVPYPIQAAMTAALTDDAHVEVQRARYAERRTELAAAVRAAGFAIDHSEAGLYLWATRGEPCRETVDWLAQRGILAAPGDFYGPAGVDHVRIALTATDERIATAVQRLG, encoded by the coding sequence GTGACCGGTGACCGTCCGGCCCGACGCCGGGTCAGTGCCGCCCTCCCCGATTTCCCGTGGGACACCCTCGCCGAGGCGAAGGCCACGGCGAACTCCCATCCCGGCGGCATCGTCGATCTCTCGGTCGGTACCCCGGTCGATCCGGTCGATCCGGTCATCCGTGAGGCCCTCGCGGAGGCCTCGGGGTTCCCGGGCTATCCGACGACGATCGGTACCGAGGCCCTGCGTGCCGCCGCGGCTGCGGCGCTGAGCCGTCGCTACGGAGCCGTCGGCGTGGACGAGTCGAGCATCCTCCCGGTGATCGGCACCAAGGAAGCCATCGCCGGGGTGGTCTCGACGCTGGGTGTCGGTGCCGGCGAGATGGTCGTCATCCCGGAGGTTGCCTACCCGACCTATGAGGTCAGTGCCCTGCTGGCCGGTGCGACACCGGTGCGCGCCGATTCGACGGTGGCACTCGGACCGGCACGCCCGGCCGTGCTGTTCCTGAACTCACCGTCCAATCCGACCGGCAAGGTGCTCGGGGTCGACCACCTGCGCAAGGTGATCGACTGGGCACGCGAGCGTGGGACCGTCGTCATCTCCGACGAGTGTTATCTCGGTTTGTCGTGGGATGCCGAGGCCGTCTCGGTGCTCGACCCGCGTGTCTCCGACGGCGACCACACCGGTCTGCTCGCGGTCCACTCGTTGTCGAAGATCTCCAACCTGGCGTCCTATCGCGCGGGTTTCTTCGCCGGTGACCGCGACCTGATCGCCGAGCTGCTGGCCGTTCGCAAACATGCCGGGCTGATGGTTCCGTACCCGATCCAGGCGGCGATGACAGCAGCGCTCACCGATGATGCGCACGTCGAGGTCCAGCGCGCCCGGTATGCCGAGCGCCGAACCGAGCTGGCCGCGGCGGTCCGCGCAGCGGGTTTCGCCATCGACCACTCCGAAGCCGGTCTGTACCTGTGGGCCACCCGCGGCGAACCGTGCCGGGAGACCGTCGATTGGCTCGCGCAGCGAGGCATCCTCGCCGCGCCGGGCGACTTCTACGGGCCCGCGGGCGTCGACCACGTGCGGATCGCGTTGACGGCGACCGACGAGCGGATCGCCACCGCGGTGCAGCGGCTCGGCTGA
- a CDS encoding cysteine dioxygenase, producing MTSTLPSRTQPTRTYRPDRSARHTAAHLPTRLRPADLLRITDQGVADVLDGRYDRLLPATWDPVERWSTRLESDDDLDLWLISWTPDRSTDLHDHAGSLGALTVLSGALREYRWTGDDLALRILSAGDQAAFPLGWVHDVQHHGSIPPARGLTAPTGDTSVPTPSVATPSGPTLSVHAYSPPLTAMSFYEVTDGGALRRTRTELTDEPE from the coding sequence ATGACCTCGACCCTGCCCTCCCGTACCCAGCCAACCCGTACGTACCGCCCGGACCGCTCCGCCCGCCACACCGCCGCCCACCTACCGACCCGGCTGCGTCCGGCCGACCTGCTGCGGATCACCGACCAGGGCGTCGCCGACGTCCTCGACGGACGATATGACCGCCTGCTGCCCGCAACCTGGGACCCGGTGGAACGGTGGTCGACCCGTCTGGAATCCGACGACGACCTCGACCTGTGGCTGATCAGCTGGACGCCGGACCGCTCCACCGACCTGCACGACCACGCCGGATCGCTCGGCGCCCTGACCGTCCTGAGCGGCGCACTGCGCGAATACCGCTGGACCGGAGACGATCTCGCGCTGCGCATCCTCTCGGCCGGTGATCAGGCCGCATTTCCTCTCGGCTGGGTCCACGACGTGCAGCACCACGGCAGCATCCCGCCCGCGCGTGGGCTCACCGCCCCGACGGGCGACACCTCCGTGCCCACTCCGAGCGTGGCCACTCCGAGTGGTCCGACGCTCAGCGTCCACGCCTACTCCCCGCCGCTGACCGCGATGTCGTTCTACGAGGTCACCGACGGCGGCGCGCTCCGCCGGACCCGGACCGAACTGACCGACGAACCGGAGTAG
- the fdxA gene encoding ferredoxin, with amino-acid sequence MVTYIIAEPCVDVMDKACVEECPVDCIYEGGRSLYIQPDECVDCGACEPVCPVEAIFYEDDVPDEWDPYVSANADFFDELGSPGGASKVGKTDFDPPFIKQLPPMNEDED; translated from the coding sequence GTGGTGACCTACATCATCGCGGAACCCTGCGTGGATGTGATGGACAAGGCATGTGTGGAGGAATGCCCGGTCGATTGCATCTACGAAGGTGGTCGCAGTCTCTACATCCAGCCGGATGAATGTGTGGACTGTGGTGCCTGCGAGCCGGTGTGTCCGGTGGAGGCCATCTTCTACGAGGATGACGTCCCCGACGAATGGGATCCGTACGTCAGTGCCAACGCCGACTTCTTCGACGAGCTCGGCTCGCCGGGCGGTGCCAGCAAGGTCGGCAAGACCGATTTCGATCCGCCTTTCATCAAGCAACTGCCCCCGATGAACGAGGACGAGGACTGA
- a CDS encoding rhodanese-like domain-containing protein, with product MPMTIDDMLLVARESLQRLPAEDLDAELAAGAVLVDIRPAAQRAAEGEVPEALVIERNVLEWRCDPASDARITQAVDHDVRWIILCSEGYTSSLAAASLQQLGLHRATDVVGGYRALAAHHDRR from the coding sequence ATGCCGATGACCATCGACGACATGCTCCTCGTCGCGCGGGAGTCCCTGCAACGACTGCCCGCCGAGGATCTCGACGCCGAACTCGCCGCCGGTGCCGTGCTCGTCGACATCCGGCCCGCCGCGCAACGCGCCGCCGAAGGGGAGGTTCCCGAGGCACTCGTCATCGAACGCAACGTCCTGGAATGGCGATGCGATCCGGCCAGCGACGCGCGCATCACACAAGCCGTCGACCACGACGTACGGTGGATCATCCTGTGCTCGGAGGGATACACCTCGAGCCTGGCGGCGGCATCGTTGCAGCAGTTGGGATTACACCGGGCCACCGATGTCGTCGGGGGCTACCGGGCCCTCGCGGCGCACCACGATCGCCGGTGA
- the cofG gene encoding 7,8-didemethyl-8-hydroxy-5-deazariboflavin synthase CofG, whose amino-acid sequence MASMSMAAALDAATSAEVTDDEVVSTLLSASGSDLHALQRIAADLRDEGLAAAGRTGQVTYSRKVFIPLTKLCRDRCHYCTFVTIPGKLARAGAGMYLELDEVVDIARKGAELGCKEALFTLGDRPEDRWPQAAQWLAERGYTSTLDYVRAAAIAVLSQTGLLPHLNPGVMSAEEMTALRPVAPSMGMMLETTSRRLFTEKGMPHYGSPDKDPLVRLQVLRDAGAVGIPFTTGILVGIGESLTERAQSLLAMAEIAAAGGHIQEVIVQNFRAKPDTAMRGTPDAEMTEFLAAVATARIVLGPHMRIQAPPNLVSAAECEALIASGVDDWGGVSPLTPDHVNPERPWPNLDVLADLTAGAGFTLTERLTAQPPYILDASSWIDPALHDHVAALSDPDSGLAADRIPSPRTWPAVA is encoded by the coding sequence ATGGCATCCATGAGCATGGCCGCGGCACTCGATGCCGCGACGAGCGCCGAGGTCACCGACGACGAGGTGGTGAGCACACTGTTGTCGGCGTCCGGCTCCGATCTGCATGCGCTGCAACGGATCGCCGCCGATCTCCGCGACGAGGGCCTCGCGGCCGCGGGACGAACCGGGCAGGTCACCTACTCGCGCAAGGTGTTCATCCCGCTGACCAAACTGTGCCGCGACCGCTGCCACTACTGCACCTTCGTGACGATCCCGGGAAAGCTCGCGCGCGCCGGTGCGGGGATGTACCTCGAACTCGACGAGGTCGTCGACATCGCCCGCAAGGGTGCCGAACTCGGTTGTAAGGAAGCGCTGTTCACCCTCGGCGATCGCCCGGAGGATCGATGGCCGCAGGCCGCGCAATGGCTGGCCGAGCGTGGTTACACCTCCACGCTGGACTACGTCCGCGCCGCCGCGATCGCGGTCCTGTCACAAACGGGACTGTTGCCGCACCTGAATCCGGGGGTGATGAGCGCCGAGGAGATGACCGCCCTGCGTCCGGTCGCCCCGTCGATGGGCATGATGCTCGAAACCACCTCGCGCCGGCTGTTCACCGAGAAGGGTATGCCTCACTACGGCAGCCCCGACAAGGATCCGCTGGTACGGCTGCAGGTGTTGCGCGATGCGGGTGCGGTCGGGATTCCGTTCACCACCGGAATACTCGTGGGCATCGGCGAAAGTCTCACCGAGAGAGCGCAATCGCTGCTCGCGATGGCCGAGATCGCCGCGGCGGGCGGGCACATCCAGGAAGTGATCGTGCAGAACTTCCGGGCCAAGCCGGACACCGCGATGCGCGGCACCCCCGACGCCGAGATGACCGAATTCCTCGCCGCGGTCGCGACCGCGCGGATCGTACTCGGTCCGCACATGCGAATCCAGGCGCCGCCGAACCTGGTGTCGGCAGCCGAGTGCGAGGCACTCATCGCCTCCGGCGTCGACGACTGGGGCGGGGTGTCGCCGTTGACACCCGATCACGTCAATCCCGAACGTCCCTGGCCCAACCTCGACGTGCTCGCCGATCTCACCGCCGGCGCCGGATTCACCCTGACCGAACGTCTCACCGCGCAGCCGCCGTACATCCTCGACGCGTCGTCGTGGATCGATCCGGCACTGCATGATCACGTGGCGGCCCTGAGCGATCCGGACAGCGGTCTGGCCGCCGACCGGATTCCGTCACCCCGGACGTGGCCGGCGGTGGCGTGA
- a CDS encoding helix-turn-helix domain-containing protein — protein sequence MTFAECPARPATCWRADTAPGESIILPDGCMDLIWTGEELLVAGPDTGPYVFRTDRHRDMTGLRFAPGYAPGLLGVPASEFRDSRVSLSDLWPASGVRRWEETLAAADDVGAVLSALCDAVPGEPLPPWIGTLASMLVRGVPVSACADTVSVSVRTLHRISLQYFGYGPKTLARILRMQAALALLDDAGEDLSGIAARAGYADHAHMCRDFAELAGGPPTAWTGGGQASGL from the coding sequence GTGACATTCGCGGAGTGTCCTGCGAGGCCGGCGACGTGCTGGCGCGCCGATACCGCACCCGGCGAGTCGATCATCCTGCCGGACGGATGCATGGATCTGATCTGGACCGGTGAGGAACTGCTGGTTGCGGGTCCCGACACCGGACCGTACGTCTTCCGTACCGACCGGCACCGGGACATGACCGGATTGCGCTTCGCGCCGGGGTACGCGCCCGGACTTCTCGGTGTCCCCGCATCGGAGTTCCGGGACTCGCGGGTGTCGCTGAGCGATCTCTGGCCGGCGTCGGGCGTGCGCCGCTGGGAGGAGACACTCGCTGCTGCCGACGATGTGGGCGCGGTCCTGTCCGCGCTGTGCGACGCAGTGCCGGGTGAGCCACTCCCGCCGTGGATCGGCACGCTGGCCTCGATGCTCGTCCGTGGCGTCCCGGTCTCCGCTTGTGCCGACACGGTGTCGGTGTCGGTGCGCACCCTGCACCGGATCTCGTTGCAGTACTTCGGTTATGGCCCCAAGACTCTCGCCCGGATCCTGCGGATGCAGGCCGCGCTGGCGCTACTCGACGACGCCGGGGAGGATCTGAGCGGCATCGCTGCGCGCGCGGGATACGCCGACCATGCGCACATGTGCCGCGACTTCGCCGAACTCGCCGGCGGGCCGCCGACGGCGTGGACCGGTGGCGGTCAGGCCAGCGGGCTGTAG